The following proteins are co-located in the Microvirga ossetica genome:
- a CDS encoding Ig-like domain-containing protein: MKKSLSFTALPLAFLFLGPAFAQAPSMCIIEAHRAIMGANMEGAFEVQAQGCMSDISPQGTLASSELSQRPQHGTVKMVDKDTWTYEPTAGYRGPDSFAITAKGQSIDQKPGTSVLSYKVTVK, from the coding sequence ATGAAGAAGTCATTGTCATTCACAGCACTCCCGTTGGCGTTCCTGTTCCTCGGCCCGGCCTTTGCCCAGGCTCCAAGCATGTGCATCATCGAGGCCCATCGGGCCATCATGGGAGCCAACATGGAGGGCGCCTTCGAAGTCCAGGCCCAGGGCTGCATGTCCGACATCAGCCCTCAAGGCACGCTCGCCAGTTCGGAGCTCAGCCAGCGGCCCCAGCACGGGACCGTAAAGATGGTCGATAAGGATACGTGGACCTATGAGCCCACTGCGGGCTACCGCGGCCCGGATAGCTTCGCGATCACGGCGAAGGGACAGAGCATCGACCAGAAGCCCGGCACGTCCGTGCTCAGCTACAAAGTGACCGTGAAGTAG
- a CDS encoding arylsulfatase codes for MAAPAVAQAPQRKPNILFIMGDDIGWMQPSIYHQGLAVGETPNIDRIGREGAKFMTYYAEQSCTAGRNAFFTGMHPLRTGMIPPQLPGSPSYLRPGTPAIAKFLHDLGYNTGEFGKNHLGDHTDALPTAHGFQEFWGYLYHLDAMQGVSFPDINKTPTEQAVAPPCRNTPIPGLAQDPAAVDPATTVCLTPPRPVLSCRSSDGTAANQTCKDEGPLTLERSKGVDEEISAKLIDFLDRNDPEKTQKPFFAWYNPARMHVTTVLNDKYMGMVGEPGGKDWGVNEAGMKQMDDNIGYVLKKLEEMGELDNTIIAFTTDNGAETITFPDGGTTPFKGGKLSTWEGGMRAPLVVRWPGHIEPGTIKNDIFASLDWLPTLVDIAGGAKGNDLKAQIERGEYPGIVKTTLDGVNQRAYLEGRSAKSARDTFFYYSGKDPSAVRYKNWKIYFAMVSDAPAGFLAGVIPYHWSQVVNIKRDPFETSIGEQIKTLFGMGGALAGPATAYVYDWNMLPIGQALWLRELETYRKFPPMQDPASYNLEQVMEQLKKPQSHPGQ; via the coding sequence ATGGCCGCGCCTGCCGTCGCGCAGGCCCCGCAGCGGAAGCCCAACATCCTGTTCATCATGGGCGACGACATCGGCTGGATGCAGCCGAGCATCTACCACCAGGGCCTGGCGGTCGGCGAAACGCCGAACATCGACCGCATCGGCCGGGAGGGTGCGAAGTTCATGACCTATTACGCCGAGCAGAGCTGCACGGCGGGTCGCAACGCTTTCTTCACCGGCATGCATCCGCTCAGGACCGGCATGATCCCGCCGCAACTGCCGGGCAGCCCGTCCTATCTGCGGCCCGGCACGCCGGCCATCGCCAAGTTCCTGCACGACCTCGGCTACAACACCGGCGAGTTCGGCAAGAACCACCTCGGCGACCACACCGATGCGCTGCCGACCGCGCACGGGTTCCAGGAGTTCTGGGGCTACCTCTACCACCTCGATGCCATGCAGGGGGTGAGCTTCCCCGACATCAACAAGACGCCGACCGAGCAGGCGGTCGCGCCGCCCTGCCGGAACACGCCGATCCCGGGGCTGGCCCAGGATCCTGCGGCGGTCGATCCTGCGACCACCGTGTGCCTGACGCCACCGCGTCCGGTGCTCTCGTGCCGGTCGTCGGATGGAACTGCGGCGAACCAGACCTGCAAGGATGAAGGGCCGCTGACGCTCGAGCGCTCGAAGGGCGTGGACGAGGAGATCTCGGCCAAGCTCATCGACTTCCTCGACCGCAACGACCCCGAAAAGACCCAGAAGCCGTTCTTCGCCTGGTACAATCCCGCGCGCATGCACGTCACGACCGTGCTGAACGACAAGTACATGGGGATGGTGGGCGAGCCCGGCGGCAAGGACTGGGGCGTCAACGAAGCCGGCATGAAACAGATGGACGACAACATCGGCTACGTGCTGAAGAAGCTCGAGGAGATGGGCGAGCTCGACAACACGATCATCGCGTTCACCACCGACAACGGCGCCGAGACGATCACCTTCCCCGACGGCGGCACTACGCCCTTCAAGGGCGGCAAGCTGTCCACCTGGGAGGGCGGCATGCGCGCCCCGCTCGTCGTGCGCTGGCCCGGACACATCGAGCCGGGAACGATCAAGAACGACATCTTCGCGTCCCTCGACTGGCTGCCGACGCTCGTCGATATCGCCGGCGGCGCCAAGGGCAACGACCTGAAGGCCCAGATCGAGCGGGGCGAGTATCCCGGGATCGTCAAGACGACGCTCGACGGCGTCAATCAGCGCGCCTACCTGGAGGGCAGATCGGCAAAGTCGGCGCGCGACACCTTCTTCTATTACTCGGGCAAGGACCCGTCCGCGGTGCGCTACAAGAACTGGAAGATCTACTTCGCGATGGTGTCCGATGCGCCGGCCGGGTTCCTCGCCGGCGTCATTCCCTACCACTGGAGCCAGGTCGTCAACATCAAGCGCGATCCGTTCGAGACGTCGATCGGGGAGCAGATCAAGACGCTCTTTGGGATGGGCGGCGCCCTCGCGGGACCGGCCACGGCCTACGTCTATGACTGGAACATGCTGCCGATCGGCCAGGCGCTCTGGCTGAGGGAACTCGAGACCTACAGGAAGTTCCCGCCGATGCAGGATCCGGCGAGCTACAACCTCGAGCAGGTGATGGAGCAGCTCAAAAAGCCGCAATCCCATCCGGGTCAGTGA